TGTTTGTGGCATTGGACCGTCTGTTGCAGAAACTACTAGGATAGAACCGTCCATCTGAGCAGCACCAGTGATCATGTTTTTAACGTAATCGGCGTGACCTGGGCAGTCTACGTGAGCGTAGTGTCTAGCTGGAGTCTCATACTCAACGTGAGCTGTAGAGATTGTGATACCACGTTCTCTTTCTTCTGGAGCTTTATCGATGTTAGCGAAATCTACTTTAGCGCCTAGACCGTATTTGTCCCATAAAGTTGTAGTGATAGCAGCTGTTAATGTTGTTTTACCGTGGTCTACGTGACCGATTGTTCCAATATTAACGTGCGGCTTATTTCTTTCAAATTTTTGCTTAGCCATTTTGAAATTCCTCCCATAATATAGTTAAGTTTCGAGACGCCGGAGAGCGCCCCGAACTGTTTAGACATTAGCCTATTTGTTTTTACCAAGAAGTTCTTCAGCAATGTTGTTTGGAACTGCTTCGTAGTGGTCAAATACCATTGTGTAGTTACCACGGCCCTGCGTTTTAGAACGTAGGTCTGTAGAGTAACCGAACATTTGAGCAAGTGGCACGAAAGCTCTGATTGTTTGAACGCCGTAATCAGCATCCATACCTTCAAGTTTACCACGACGAGAGTTGATATCACCAACTACGTCACCGATGTAATCTTCAGGAACAACAACTTCCACTTTCATGTATGGCTCAAGTAGTACTCCGCCGCCTTTTCTAACAGCTTCTTTAAGAGCCATAGATGCAGCGATTTTGAATGCCATCTCAGATGAATCGACTTCGTGGTAAGAACCATCGTAAAGGTCAACTGCAAGGTCAACTACTTCGTAGCCGCCAAGTGGACCTGAAGCAAGTGCTTCTTGAATACCCTCATCAATTTTACCAATGTATTCTTTAGGAATCGAACCACCGGTAACTGAGTTTTTAAAGCTGTAACCTGCACCAGGTTCTGCTGGAGCAACTCTGATCTTAACGTGACCGTATTGACCACGACCACCAGATTGCTTAGAGTATTTGTGATCGACATCGACATCTTTTTTGATCGTTTCTTTGTAAGCAACTTGTGGCGCACCAACATTCGCTTCTACTTTAAACTCTCTTAAAAGACGGTCAACGATGATCTCTAGGTGAAGCTCACCCATACCAGCGATGATTACTTGTGCAGTTTCTTCGTCTGTCCAAGTTTTGAATGTTGGATCCTCTTCAGCAAGTTTAGCAAGAGCGATACCCATTTTTTCTTGACCAGCTTTTGTTTTTGGCTCGATTGCTACTCTGATTACTGGATCTGGGAAATCCATAGACTCAAGGATGATTTCATGGTCTTGATCACAAAGTGTATCTCCAGTAGTAGTATATTTTAAACCTACAGCTGCAGCGATGTCGCCTGAGTATACTTTAGTAATTTCTTCACGCTTGTTGGCGTGCATTTGAAGGATACGACCGATACGTTCTTTTTTACCCTTTGTAGAGTTATAAACGTGTGATCCAGCTTCAAGTGTACCAGAGTAAACACGGAAGAATGATAGACGACCTACAAACGGGTCAGTCATGATTTTGAAAGCAAGTGATGAGAAAGGTTCGTCATCAGAAGCATGTCTCTCAGCGTCTTCACCATCGATAGTTCCTTTGATCGCTTCAACATCAGTAGGAGCAGGCATGTAAGCGACTACAGCATCAAGAAGCATTTGAACGCCCTTGTTTTTGTATGCTGAACCACAAAATACTGGAACTACGATATTGTCGATAGTAGCTTTTCTAAGAGCCGCTTGCAACTCTTCGATTGTAGGCTCTTCACCTTCAAGATACTTCATTAGAAGTTCTTCATCAGTTTCAGAAATCGCTTCAACCAAAGCTTGTCTAGCTTCTTTAGCTTCTTCTATCATATCAGCTGGAATTTCGATTGTTTTTACGTCTTGACCAAGTTCGCCTTCAAAGATACGTGCATCGAACTTGATAAGGTCGATGATGCCTGTGAAGTCGTTTTCAGCGCCAATCGGTAATTGAGCTGGAACAGCGTTGGCTTTCAAACGGTCTCTCATCATTTGCACAACTCTTTTGAAGTCTGCGCCTGTGATATCCATTTTGTTAACAAAAGCCATACGAGGTACTTTATATTTGTTCGCCTGTCTCCAAACTGTTTCAGATTGAGGCTCAACGCCACCTTTTGCACAGAAAACAGCTACAGATCCGTCAAGAACACGAAGTGATCTTTGAACTTCAACTGTAAAGTCAACGTGGCCTGGTGTATCGATAATGTTGATTCTGTGATTGTCCCATTGACAAGTAGTCGCAGCAGAAGTGATAGTGATACCACGTTCCTGTTCCTGCTCCATCCAGTCCATAGTCGCGCCACCATCGTGAACTTCACCGATTTTATGTGTGATACCAGTGTAATATAGGATACGTTCTGTTGTAGTAGTTTTACCAGCATCGATATGAGCCATGATACCGATGTTTCTGGTTCTCTCTAAAGGAAATTCTCTACTCACAAGATTTCCTCCTTTCAATTATTCAGACTAAAATAAGTTATAAGTATGCTTTTAGCATAACGCACGTAGACCGCGGGTTATGCTAAGAGTCATTTTACCATCTGTAGCTAGCGAACGCTTTGTTTGCTTCTGCCATTTTATGAGTGTCTTCTTTCTTCTTAACAGAACCACCCGTATTGTTAGCTGCATCCATAAGTTCTTTAGCAAGTTTTTCGTGCATAGTTCTTTCGCCACGTTTACGTGTTTGGATAACCAACCATCTGATACCAAGTGTTTTACGTCTTTCAGGACGAACCTCAACAGGTACTTGATAGTTAGCGCCACCCATACGTCTTGAACGGACTTCAAGTACAGGCATGATGTTTTCCATCGCCTGATTGAATACTTCAAGAGCATCGCGACCAGTTTTTTCGGCAATTGTTTCCATCGCGCCGTAAACGATTTTTTGTGATACACCTTTTTTACCGTCGACCATGATTTGGTTTATAAGTTTAGTTAAAACTTTTGAACCGTAAACCGGATCTGGTAAAACGATGCGTTTTGGAGCTCTACCTTTTCTAGACACAACTCTTCCCTCCTAGATAATTTCATTTACTCATCGGTACTCAACTTTTAAGAGGAACACCCTCTTAAAATTGCGTAGTGTCGGTTTAACAGACTAATTTAAGAAACATTCCTCGTCTTTAAAGACGAGGAGGTTGTTATTTCTTTGCTTTAACAGCTTTAGGTCTCTTAGCACCGTACTTAGATCTTGCTTGACTTTTGTTAGCTACACCTTGTGTATCAAGGACACCACGAACTACGTGATATCTTACACCTGGTAAGTCTTTTACTCTACCACCTCTGATTAGAACAACACTGTGCTCTTGAAGGTTGTGGCCTTCACCAGGGATGTATGCAGTAACTTCCATACCATTCGTTAAACGTACTCTAGCAACTTTTCTAAGGGCCGAGTTAGGTTTTTTAGGTGTCATTGTTTTTACAGAAGTACATACGCCTCTCTTTTGAGGAGAAGACTGCTTTACAGGAACCCTTTTAAGTGTATTGAAAGTTCTTTGTAATGCAGGCGACGTAGATTTGTCCTTTTGTAGTTCTCTACCTTTACGAACTAATTGATTAATAGTTGGCATTCATTTTACCTCCTTTTTCTAAATTCCGCACTAGGCGGTTTACTTTATAATGACTGCTACTGCAGCACCGACGTCAATTTGACATAGCCTACCGAGTTCTTTCATCGTTTCGACGTACTCGATTTTAACGGCATCGTTTGTTGCAAGTTCGACTATGCGTCTTGTGACATGTTGTTCAGCATCACTAGCTATGATCAACACAGCCACTTGATGTTCCTTTAAGGCACGAGAAGTTTGCTTTACACCAACCCTCAGTTTATTAAAGTCTGCAATCTCAAACATTTAGTCACCTCCATCAAACGCTTTTAGCGCAAAATGAAAGAGCGCAATTAGCACACTTATCAAGTTTAGCACCAGATAGGATGTGTGTCAACAAATTATTTAAGTATTTTTTCATGATAGCACAGGGGCAAATAGGTTATACCCAAATCCCCTGCACTACAATCATCAATCCTTCTAGAACACGTCTGAAGCACTTTGAGATTCAACATCTTCCACTGTATCGATGCCGATATCTTTGTAGCGTCTCATTCCTGTACCAGCTGGAATCAGCTTACCGATAATAACATTTTCCTTAAGACCGACTAGACGGTCCTCTTTACCTTTGATAGCTGCTTCCGTAAGAACTCTAGTAGTCTCCTGGAACGATGCGGCAGAAAGGAATGACTCTGTCGCAAGTGACGCTTTTGTTATTCCAAGAAGAACCCTAGTACCCTCTGCAAGATCTCTTCCTTCTTCGCTGGCTAGTGCGTTTGCTCTTTCATAATCAGCAACATTTACCAGTGCTCCAGGTATCAGATCAGTGCTTCCGGCTTCATCTACTTTGATCTTACCAAGCATCTGCTTGATAATGATTTCGATATGTTTATCATCGATGTCAACACCTTGTAGACGGTATACACGTTGTACTTCTTGAGTGATGTAATCCTGAACGCCTTTGACGCCGACAATTCTTAGAATGTCATGTGGATTGACAGAACCACCTGTAAGGATTGTACCCGCTTCTACAAAATCACCGTCTTTTACTTTAAGTCTCGAACCGAATACGACTTGTTGAATCGATTGTTCTCCGCTACTGTCCGTAATGACAAGCTCACGCTTTTTCTTAGTTTCTTTAAAGGATACCGTACCTGATATCTCAGCGATAAGAGCAAGACCTTTTGGTTTTCTTGCTTCAAAGAGTTCCTCTACACGGGGTAGACCTTGCGTGATATCGCCACCGGCTACACCACCTGTATGGAACGTTCTCATCGTAAGCTGAGTACCTGGTTCTCCGATCGATTGGGCCGCGATGATACCTACAGCCTCACCGACGTTTACAGAACGTCCGTTAGCAAGGTTGATTCCGTAACATCTTGCACAAACACCTTGGGCGGCATCACAAGTCATGACAGAACGAACTCTCACGCTATGATGACCTGCAGCTACGATTGCTTCTGCAAGTTCTTCACTAACAAGTTGATTTCTGTAAGCGATCGTCTCACCTGATTCAGGATCAGTCAAATCTTCTGACAAGTATCTTCCAGTAAGTCTTTCTTCGACGCCTTCAATGATTTCGTTACCGTCTTTAAATGAGCTTACTTCTATAGAACGCTCAGTTTCACAATCGACTTCTCTAACGATGATATCCTGAGATACATCGACAAGACGTCTTGTAAGGTAACCGGAATCGGCTGTACGTAGCGCTGTATCGGCAAGACCTTTACGGGCACCAGTTGTCGAGATGAAGTACTCAAGAACAGACAGACCTTCACGGAAGTTTGATGTGATCGGAATCTCAACGGTTTCACCAAGAGCATTCGCCATCAGTCCACGCATACCGGCAAGCTGACGGATCTGGTTCTTAGAACCCCTTGCGCCTGAGTAAGCCATGATATTGATGTTGTTACGCTTTTTAAGGTTTGCCATCAAGGCGTTTGTCACATCTTCTGTAGTTTGGGTCCAAGTCGCGATAACCTTATCGTGTCTTTCTTCATCTGAAATAAGACCGCGTCGGAACGCTTTCTGATATTTGGCAACTTCAAGTCTAGCTTCTTCAATCAGTGCTGGCTTTTCGTCAGGAATGATCATGTCTGAAACCGAAACCGAAACTGCTCCTTGAGTTGAATATTTGAAGCCCATACGCTTGATGTGGTCAAGCATGTGCGCGGTTGCTGTATTCCCTTTTCTGTGGAAACATTTGGAGATGATCTTCTCAAGCGCCTTTTTAGTACACTCGAAGTCGACTTCCATCGCATACGCGTCAAGTTTTCTATTAACAAAACCTAAGTCTTGTGGAATGTTTTCATTAAAGATGATTCTACCGACTGTACTTTCAACAAGTCTACCTGGATCATCCGCAGTAAGCTTCACACGAATTCTTACTTTCGCATGTAGGCTGACCACTCTATTGAAGTAAGCTAGCAGCAATTCGTCGTAATCTTTGAAGACAGTACCGTTACCCAGTTCACCCTTCTCGATCACGTTTCCGTTTTCGTCAAGCTTGTCCTCATAGCCATCCATTGTAAGATAGTAAGCGCCAAGTACCATATCCTGTGTAGGAGTAGTGATCGGCGAACCGTCTTTTGGAGCAAGGATGTTGTTCACAGAAAGCATCAGGAATCTCGCTTCTGCTTGAGCTTCAACAGAAAGCGGTACGTGAACAGCCATCTGGTCACCATCGAAGTCGGCGTTGTATGCTGTACACACAAGTGGGTGCAGCTTGATCGCCTTACCTTCAACTAGGATCGGCTCAAATGCCTGGATACCTAATCTGTGTAGCGTTGGGGCACGGTTCAGAAGAACCGGATGCTCTTTGATGACATCCTCAACGATGTCCCAAACCTCTGGACGAACACGTTCGACCATACGCTTGGCGCTCTTGATGTTATGAACATAACCGTCCATTACAAGGCGTTTCATGACGAATGGTTTAAATAGCTCTAGCGCCATTGTCTTAGGAAGACCACATTGATAGAACTTAAGCTCAGGACCTACAACGATAACCGAACGACCTGAATAGTCGACACGTTTACCAAGTAAGTTCTGTCTGAAACGACCTTGCTTACCTTTAAGCATGTCAGAAAGCGATTTAAGCGGACGGTTACCAGGACCTGTAACAGGTCTGCCACGTCTACCGTTATCGATAAGCGCATCCACAGCTTCCTGAAGCATACGCTTTTCATTACGACAGATGATGTCAGGCGCACCCAGTTCCAAGAGACGCTTAAGTCTGTTGTTTCTGTTGATGACACGACGATAAAGGTCATTTAGGTCAGAAGTCGCAAAACGGCCACCATCCAGCTGAACCATTGGTCTTAAATCCGGTGGAATTACTGGAATCGTGTCCATGATCATCCAAGTTGGGTTGTTGCCCGATTGAATGAACGACTCTACCACTTCAAGTCTTCGAAGTGCTTTTACTCGTTTTTGACCGGTACTGTCTTTCAGTTTCGAACGAAGGTCTGTGGACAAAGCCTCCAAGTCGATCGCAGCAAGAACTTCTTTGACAGATTCAGCACCCATACCCGCTTTAAACGCGTTTCCGTATTTTTCGCGGTAGTCGCTGTATTCCTGCTCAGTTAAGATTTGCTTACGGCTAAGTGACGTATCTCCGCCATCGATAACGATGTAAGATGCGAAATAAAGTACTTTCTCAAGTGCTCTTGGAGACATGTCCAGAAGAATACCCATCTTCGACGGAATTCCTCTAAAGTACCAGATGTGTGATACAGGAGCAGCTAGTTCGATATGACCCATACGTTCACGTCTAACTTTCGCTTTTGTCACTTCAACGCCGCAACGGTCACAAATGACACCTTTGTATCTTACGCGTTTATATTTTCCACAGTGACATTCCCAGTCTTTTGTAGGTCCGAATATTTTTTCGCAGAACAAACCTTCTTTTTCAGGTTTTAACGTTCTGTAGTTGATTGTTTCTGGTTTTTTTACTTCACCTTTAGACCAGTTTCTGATCTTATCCGGCGAAGCTAAACCTATTTTGATCGAATCAAAATTGTTAAATTCAAAATTGTTAGTTGTGCTCAAGGGTGTTTCGCTCCCTTCAATATCATATTAGATTACTGGTGAGACTTGTTATAAGTCCCACCCCTTACATTACAATAAGAAATCTTCGTCGCTATCTTCATCGATAAAGTCGTCTTCCTCGTCTTCTTCGATCACATCGTCGATCGGATCCTTTTCAGTATCATCGACAAAGTGGCCGGTTTCTTCGAGAACGAGTTCATCGTATTCTTGAACATCTTCTAAATCTTCTTCGATTTGAAGCTCACCTTCATCGTCTCTAAGGACTTTTACATCAAGTCCGATAGACTGAAGCTCTTTGATAAGAACTTTGAACGATTCAGGTACACCTGGTTCAGGAATGTTTTCTCCTTTGACGATTGCTTCGTACGCTTTAACACGTCCCACAACGTCATCTGATTTAACTGTTAAGATTTCTTGAAGCGTATGAGCTGCACCGTATGCTTCAAGTGCCCATACCTCCATCTCACCAAAACGCTGACCACCGAATTGCGCTTTACCACCAAGTGGCTGCTGCGTAACCAGCGAGTAAGGTCCAGTAGATCTAGCATGAAGTTTATCATCAACTAAGTGATGCAGTTTAAGCATGTACATGTAACCGACAGTAACACGGTTATCAAGCGATTCACCAGTACGACCGTCTCTGATTACAAGTTTACCGTCACGTGGATATCCCGCTTCTGCAAGAAGATCCATGATTTGTGACTCTTTCGCCCCATCGAATACCGGAGTGGCTACATGCCATCCGAACTTCTTAGCCGCAAGACCAAGGTGAATCTCAAGTACCTGACCGATGTTCATACGCGAAGGTACGCCCAGTGGGTTAAGCATGATTTGGATCGGCGTTCCGTCATCTAGGAAAGGCATGTCTTCTATAGGAAGAATCCTTGAAATTACACCCTTGTTACCATGACGTCCGGCCATCTTGTCACCGACGTTGATCTTACGTTTTTTA
The window above is part of the Fusibacter sp. A1 genome. Proteins encoded here:
- the rpsL gene encoding 30S ribosomal protein S12: MPTINQLVRKGRELQKDKSTSPALQRTFNTLKRVPVKQSSPQKRGVCTSVKTMTPKKPNSALRKVARVRLTNGMEVTAYIPGEGHNLQEHSVVLIRGGRVKDLPGVRYHVVRGVLDTQGVANKSQARSKYGAKRPKAVKAKK
- the rpsG gene encoding 30S ribosomal protein S7, whose protein sequence is MSRKGRAPKRIVLPDPVYGSKVLTKLINQIMVDGKKGVSQKIVYGAMETIAEKTGRDALEVFNQAMENIMPVLEVRSRRMGGANYQVPVEVRPERRKTLGIRWLVIQTRKRGERTMHEKLAKELMDAANNTGGSVKKKEDTHKMAEANKAFASYRW
- the rpoC gene encoding DNA-directed RNA polymerase subunit beta', whose translation is MSTTNNFEFNNFDSIKIGLASPDKIRNWSKGEVKKPETINYRTLKPEKEGLFCEKIFGPTKDWECHCGKYKRVRYKGVICDRCGVEVTKAKVRRERMGHIELAAPVSHIWYFRGIPSKMGILLDMSPRALEKVLYFASYIVIDGGDTSLSRKQILTEQEYSDYREKYGNAFKAGMGAESVKEVLAAIDLEALSTDLRSKLKDSTGQKRVKALRRLEVVESFIQSGNNPTWMIMDTIPVIPPDLRPMVQLDGGRFATSDLNDLYRRVINRNNRLKRLLELGAPDIICRNEKRMLQEAVDALIDNGRRGRPVTGPGNRPLKSLSDMLKGKQGRFRQNLLGKRVDYSGRSVIVVGPELKFYQCGLPKTMALELFKPFVMKRLVMDGYVHNIKSAKRMVERVRPEVWDIVEDVIKEHPVLLNRAPTLHRLGIQAFEPILVEGKAIKLHPLVCTAYNADFDGDQMAVHVPLSVEAQAEARFLMLSVNNILAPKDGSPITTPTQDMVLGAYYLTMDGYEDKLDENGNVIEKGELGNGTVFKDYDELLLAYFNRVVSLHAKVRIRVKLTADDPGRLVESTVGRIIFNENIPQDLGFVNRKLDAYAMEVDFECTKKALEKIISKCFHRKGNTATAHMLDHIKRMGFKYSTQGAVSVSVSDMIIPDEKPALIEEARLEVAKYQKAFRRGLISDEERHDKVIATWTQTTEDVTNALMANLKKRNNINIMAYSGARGSKNQIRQLAGMRGLMANALGETVEIPITSNFREGLSVLEYFISTTGARKGLADTALRTADSGYLTRRLVDVSQDIIVREVDCETERSIEVSSFKDGNEIIEGVEERLTGRYLSEDLTDPESGETIAYRNQLVSEELAEAIVAAGHHSVRVRSVMTCDAAQGVCARCYGINLANGRSVNVGEAVGIIAAQSIGEPGTQLTMRTFHTGGVAGGDITQGLPRVEELFEARKPKGLALIAEISGTVSFKETKKKRELVITDSSGEQSIQQVVFGSRLKVKDGDFVEAGTILTGGSVNPHDILRIVGVKGVQDYITQEVQRVYRLQGVDIDDKHIEIIIKQMLGKIKVDEAGSTDLIPGALVNVADYERANALASEEGRDLAEGTRVLLGITKASLATESFLSAASFQETTRVLTEAAIKGKEDRLVGLKENVIIGKLIPAGTGMRRYKDIGIDTVEDVESQSASDVF
- a CDS encoding ribosomal L7Ae/L30e/S12e/Gadd45 family protein translates to MFEIADFNKLRVGVKQTSRALKEHQVAVLIIASDAEQHVTRRIVELATNDAVKIEYVETMKELGRLCQIDVGAAVAVIIK
- the fusA gene encoding elongation factor G, with translation MSREFPLERTRNIGIMAHIDAGKTTTTERILYYTGITHKIGEVHDGGATMDWMEQEQERGITITSAATTCQWDNHRINIIDTPGHVDFTVEVQRSLRVLDGSVAVFCAKGGVEPQSETVWRQANKYKVPRMAFVNKMDITGADFKRVVQMMRDRLKANAVPAQLPIGAENDFTGIIDLIKFDARIFEGELGQDVKTIEIPADMIEEAKEARQALVEAISETDEELLMKYLEGEEPTIEELQAALRKATIDNIVVPVFCGSAYKNKGVQMLLDAVVAYMPAPTDVEAIKGTIDGEDAERHASDDEPFSSLAFKIMTDPFVGRLSFFRVYSGTLEAGSHVYNSTKGKKERIGRILQMHANKREEITKVYSGDIAAAVGLKYTTTGDTLCDQDHEIILESMDFPDPVIRVAIEPKTKAGQEKMGIALAKLAEEDPTFKTWTDEETAQVIIAGMGELHLEIIVDRLLREFKVEANVGAPQVAYKETIKKDVDVDHKYSKQSGGRGQYGHVKIRVAPAEPGAGYSFKNSVTGGSIPKEYIGKIDEGIQEALASGPLGGYEVVDLAVDLYDGSYHEVDSSEMAFKIAASMALKEAVRKGGGVLLEPYMKVEVVVPEDYIGDVVGDINSRRGKLEGMDADYGVQTIRAFVPLAQMFGYSTDLRSKTQGRGNYTMVFDHYEAVPNNIAEELLGKNK